One Microplitis demolitor isolate Queensland-Clemson2020A chromosome 2, iyMicDemo2.1a, whole genome shotgun sequence DNA segment encodes these proteins:
- the LOC103580352 gene encoding uncharacterized protein LOC103580352 isoform X2 gives MGNEKSTPKKSEAREHRGYTKSADGTPAKTPEPRRSKKKITKPKSSSGPSNPFLIFFLRMRSKKPNEHVTVIARAAGRQWAKMTPDQRQKYVNLANSAKKRKVVKKKKKRDEDERDPE, from the exons ATGGGCAATGAGAAATCAACGCCCAAAAAGTCGGAAGCACGAGAACACAGAGGATACACCAAAAg CGCAGATGGAACCCCAGCGAAAACACCAGAGCCTCGacgttcgaaaaaaaaaataactaaaccGAAAAGTTCATCTGGACCGTCGAATCcgtttttgatattttttctgaGGATGAGAAGCAAGAAACCTAATGAACATGTCACTGTTATCGCACGTGCTGCGGGTAGACAGTGGGCTAAAATGACTCCGGATCAACGTCAGAAGTATGTCAATCTCGCTAATTCTGCTAAGAAACGTAAAGTTgttaagaaaaagaaaaaacgtgATGAAGATGAACGTGATCCAGAATAa
- the LOC103580352 gene encoding uncharacterized protein LOC103580352 isoform X1: MSDKKRKRIVEWAMRNQRPKSRKHENTEDTPKDGTPAKTPEPRRSKKKITKPKSSSGPSNPFLIFFLRMRSKKPNEHVTVIARAAGRQWAKMTPDQRQKYVNLANSAKKRKVVKKKKKRDEDERDPE; this comes from the exons ATGTCTGATAAAAAACGTAAGAGAATAGTAGAATGGGCAATGAGAAATCAACGCCCAAAAAGTCGGAAGCACGAGAACACAGAGGATACACCAAAAg ATGGAACCCCAGCGAAAACACCAGAGCCTCGacgttcgaaaaaaaaaataactaaaccGAAAAGTTCATCTGGACCGTCGAATCcgtttttgatattttttctgaGGATGAGAAGCAAGAAACCTAATGAACATGTCACTGTTATCGCACGTGCTGCGGGTAGACAGTGGGCTAAAATGACTCCGGATCAACGTCAGAAGTATGTCAATCTCGCTAATTCTGCTAAGAAACGTAAAGTTgttaagaaaaagaaaaaacgtgATGAAGATGAACGTGATCCAGAATAa